The Desmonostoc muscorum LEGE 12446 genome includes a region encoding these proteins:
- a CDS encoding ATP-binding protein produces MTKSTGFPLELLTRSVTERLAYFENYTVAHPRLKEVYEILMRTIAEPAGASFIFIYGPSGIGKTTLRLRVEQKLTELALPKLESDRSRVPVVGVEAVAPESRNFNWKDYYTRALIALEEPLIDHKFDYGVRGISRDNFGKINVESKVVAPALRRALENALIHRHPDVFFVDEAQHFGKMASGYKLQDQLDCLKSVANMTGILHCLLGTYELLTFRNLSGQLSRRSVDIHFRRYCADNPEDVQAFKSVLLTFQQQMPLAEHPDLVSHWEYFYERTLGCVGILKNWLTRALKDALDREATTVTLKDLQKRAWSVAQCQRMFKEIQEGERQLSETETDIQNLRSALGLGAKPIVLPEETPKTTRSPGKVGKRKAKRDPIGVQQDVS; encoded by the coding sequence ATGACAAAATCTACTGGATTTCCTCTTGAACTCCTCACACGGTCTGTTACAGAAAGGCTTGCTTACTTTGAAAATTACACCGTAGCGCATCCTCGACTTAAAGAAGTCTATGAAATTCTCATGCGAACAATTGCTGAACCCGCAGGGGCATCATTTATCTTTATTTATGGCCCTAGCGGTATCGGTAAAACAACTTTGCGACTCCGCGTTGAGCAGAAATTAACAGAACTAGCATTACCTAAACTGGAAAGCGATCGCAGTCGTGTTCCTGTTGTTGGTGTTGAAGCTGTAGCTCCAGAATCGAGAAACTTCAACTGGAAAGATTACTACACACGCGCTTTAATCGCCTTAGAGGAACCCTTAATCGATCACAAGTTTGATTATGGTGTGCGTGGTATCTCTCGCGATAATTTTGGAAAAATTAATGTTGAGTCGAAAGTAGTTGCACCTGCTCTACGCAGAGCTTTAGAAAATGCCCTCATCCATCGTCATCCAGACGTATTTTTTGTAGATGAAGCACAACATTTTGGCAAGATGGCAAGCGGATACAAGCTACAAGATCAATTAGACTGCCTCAAATCTGTGGCAAATATGACAGGTATCTTGCATTGTCTATTAGGAACTTACGAATTACTGACATTCCGTAATTTGAGCGGTCAATTATCACGTCGTAGTGTCGATATTCATTTCCGTCGTTATTGTGCTGATAATCCAGAGGATGTACAAGCTTTCAAAAGTGTATTGTTGACTTTTCAACAGCAGATGCCACTTGCAGAGCATCCAGATTTAGTTAGTCATTGGGAATATTTTTACGAACGTACTTTAGGATGTGTTGGCATACTAAAAAATTGGTTAACACGCGCTCTCAAAGATGCTCTAGATCGAGAAGCAACAACAGTCACTCTCAAAGACTTACAAAAACGTGCTTGGTCGGTTGCCCAGTGTCAGAGAATGTTCAAGGAAATTCAAGAGGGCGAACGACAATTATCTGAAACGGAAACAGATATACAAAACTTACGCTCTGCATTAGGACTTGGCGCAAAACCAATTGTGCTACCCGAAGAAACTCCAAAAACTACTCGTTCGCCAGGAAAGGTTGGCAAACGCAAAGCTAAAAGAGATCCCATCGGAGTGCAGCAAGATGTTAGCTAG
- a CDS encoding TniQ family protein yields the protein MLASVLETYESWNLKKPLIPQRSRLYQPQPVGLGTPYIESLTGYIARIAELHGVLPGVLITREIAPLVNKIYFQNGANRGFREIFNRSQALNGMGEMAADLVQVLQKLTLRDDLRFLTMLFWSNILTPRNLFRTRKAWCPICYQERHQNGLVVYEQLLWTINLITICPQHQKPLVELCPHCNHESPLLNWRSRPGYCSKCGEWLGANQCLKTFTDGEGSIKLQLEWQYWTANVVGELILAAQCFESAPSKENITKSLNIVIDKVAENNAAAFSRLIGVPKNSLWMWQSTKTLPELNTLLKICYELEISLVEFLTPKNLITKSFTKISQKHLQLSRTPRVSPKSFDQYQVKDALLAILTGNEEPPPTMEEVGKRLGHHNRTISRHFPDLCSAISAKCRNYNKACRLKSIEKLCSEVREIVLSLNAQGVYPTEGRVCELMPNPGCFRYKQVRAAFNDARREFGL from the coding sequence ATGTTAGCTAGTGTATTAGAAACATACGAATCTTGGAATTTAAAAAAGCCATTAATTCCACAACGTAGTCGCCTCTATCAACCTCAACCTGTAGGTCTTGGGACTCCTTACATAGAGAGTTTAACAGGCTATATCGCACGGATAGCAGAGTTGCATGGAGTTCTTCCAGGAGTCTTGATAACTAGAGAAATTGCTCCGCTTGTCAATAAAATATATTTCCAAAATGGAGCTAATCGAGGTTTTCGTGAAATATTCAACCGTAGTCAAGCGTTAAATGGCATGGGAGAGATGGCAGCAGATTTAGTTCAAGTTTTACAAAAATTGACGCTTAGAGATGACTTGCGTTTTTTAACCATGCTGTTTTGGTCTAACATTTTGACTCCACGCAATTTATTTCGTACCAGAAAAGCTTGGTGTCCAATTTGTTATCAAGAGCGGCATCAAAATGGGCTGGTAGTCTATGAGCAATTGCTTTGGACAATTAACCTAATTACAATTTGCCCGCAGCATCAAAAACCCTTGGTTGAACTTTGCCCTCACTGTAATCATGAATCACCTTTGTTAAACTGGCGCTCAAGACCTGGTTACTGTTCAAAGTGTGGAGAGTGGTTAGGCGCAAATCAATGCCTTAAGACATTTACAGATGGTGAAGGATCAATAAAATTACAGTTGGAGTGGCAGTATTGGACTGCCAATGTTGTAGGAGAGCTAATTTTAGCTGCTCAATGCTTTGAATCTGCCCCATCAAAAGAAAATATTACAAAATCATTAAATATAGTTATTGATAAAGTTGCGGAAAATAATGCAGCTGCATTTTCTCGTCTTATTGGAGTACCAAAAAATAGTTTGTGGATGTGGCAGTCTACTAAAACCTTGCCAGAGCTAAATACACTTCTGAAAATTTGTTACGAATTAGAGATATCGTTGGTAGAATTTCTTACTCCAAAAAATCTAATTACTAAATCTTTTACAAAAATCTCGCAGAAGCACCTCCAACTTTCTCGCACACCAAGGGTATCTCCAAAATCTTTCGACCAATATCAAGTAAAAGATGCTTTATTAGCAATACTTACAGGTAATGAAGAACCACCACCAACAATGGAAGAAGTTGGAAAGCGTTTAGGTCATCACAACAGAACTATTTCTAGACACTTTCCAGATTTGTGTAGTGCTATTTCTGCTAAATGTCGTAATTACAATAAAGCTTGCCGTCTCAAAAGCATAGAAAAACTTTGCAGCGAAGTTAGAGAGATTGTCCTTAGCCTTAATGCTCAGGGTGTGTATCCCACAGAAGGTCGTGTTTGTGAATTAATGCCAAATCCGGGGTGTTTTAGATATAAACAAGTCCGCGCTGCTTTTAATGATGCACGACGTGAGTTTGGTTTGTAA
- a CDS encoding metal-binding protein: MPSGRTHDRITLYALPFVAGVTLWQTRSSNATLLVAGGFLFGGLMFGPDLDIYSVQFQRWGFLRWIWLPYQKSLRHRSFLSHGPIIGTTLRIIYLGCLLAILAIFVLVIAQKLWNFNFTWQDLGGSIGRSLLQYDTEYVALFLGLEFGAMSHSLSDWSGSAYKRFQKQGIRGLLPSGKIKKRKVATRGRPRSTGSRGTGRQRARGDKGKTPNS; the protein is encoded by the coding sequence ATGCCCTCTGGTCGCACGCACGATCGCATTACTCTATATGCTCTGCCGTTCGTGGCGGGTGTAACTTTGTGGCAGACTCGCAGTAGCAATGCGACTTTGTTGGTTGCAGGCGGGTTTCTCTTCGGTGGGCTGATGTTTGGCCCGGATTTAGATATTTATTCTGTGCAATTTCAACGCTGGGGTTTCTTGCGTTGGATTTGGCTACCTTATCAAAAAAGTTTGCGGCATCGTTCTTTTTTATCCCACGGGCCGATTATTGGTACGACGCTGCGGATAATCTATCTGGGGTGCTTGCTAGCTATCTTGGCAATTTTTGTTTTGGTAATTGCCCAAAAGCTGTGGAATTTTAATTTTACCTGGCAGGATTTGGGTGGAAGTATTGGGCGATCGCTCCTGCAATACGATACTGAATATGTCGCCCTGTTCTTGGGTTTGGAATTCGGTGCTATGAGTCATTCTCTCAGCGATTGGAGCGGTTCGGCATACAAGCGCTTTCAAAAACAGGGAATTCGTGGGTTGCTTCCTAGTGGCAAAATAAAGAAGCGTAAAGTTGCAACTCGCGGTCGTCCTCGCTCTACCGGAAGCAGAGGGACTGGCAGACAAAGGGCTAGAGGCGACAAGGGGAAAACTCCTAACTCTTGA
- the mazG gene encoding nucleoside triphosphate pyrophosphohydrolase, with protein MTNDKVDTLAALQELIEVVAKLRSPDGGCPWDLAQTPETLTPYVIEEAYEVVDAIKSGDKSAIAEELGDLLLQVVLQAQIASESGQFSLKEIAQGISQKLIRRHPHVFGDVSVQSVDEVRQNWEQIKAAEKGESSPETQKLSAKLSRYGRTLPPLTAAMKISEKAAAVGFEWENIEGVWDKFHEELAEFEQALADETPARQQSELGDLLFAVIQLARWHNLDPSAGLQGTNQRFVQRLQKMEAVVDRPLSDYSLDELETLWQQAKALIAQEGSGE; from the coding sequence ATGACAAATGACAAAGTTGATACTTTGGCGGCGTTACAGGAGTTAATAGAGGTAGTAGCAAAATTGCGATCGCCTGATGGTGGTTGTCCCTGGGATTTGGCACAAACTCCCGAAACGCTGACACCCTATGTAATCGAAGAAGCTTATGAAGTGGTGGATGCGATTAAAAGTGGGGATAAAAGTGCGATCGCCGAAGAGTTAGGCGATTTATTATTACAAGTAGTATTGCAAGCCCAAATCGCCAGTGAATCTGGACAATTTTCTCTCAAAGAAATCGCTCAAGGCATTTCCCAAAAGTTGATTCGCCGTCATCCCCATGTGTTTGGTGATGTGTCGGTGCAAAGTGTGGATGAGGTGCGGCAAAATTGGGAACAAATCAAAGCTGCGGAAAAAGGCGAGTCATCCCCAGAAACTCAAAAACTTAGTGCGAAACTCAGTCGTTATGGACGTACTCTTCCCCCGTTAACTGCGGCGATGAAGATTTCCGAAAAGGCTGCGGCTGTGGGGTTTGAATGGGAAAACATTGAGGGCGTCTGGGATAAATTTCATGAAGAGTTGGCGGAATTTGAACAGGCTTTAGCTGACGAAACACCCGCACGGCAACAATCAGAATTAGGGGATTTACTATTTGCGGTGATTCAACTTGCACGTTGGCATAACCTTGACCCCAGTGCTGGTTTGCAAGGTACAAATCAGCGATTTGTCCAGCGGTTACAAAAAATGGAGGCAGTTGTTGACCGTCCCCTTAGTGATTACAGTTTGGATGAGTTAGAAACTCTTTGGCAGCAAGCAAAAGCTCTAATTGCTCAAGAAGGGAGTGGGGAGTAG
- a CDS encoding transporter substrate-binding domain-containing protein — protein sequence MINAIATRFRRVMAGRKSRIAYFQGHKGKNQTSRSLVLYTCIGLVGTILALLLMASPGFTQKPQPQQPLLVATRVIPPFVLPEKGQLSGFSIDLWRSIANEIGVESKFIQYSTVSELLAGIQDNKANLGIAAISITAERQQNFDFSLPIFAGGLQILVRNAENNNTGFPNILQLFFSASLFQVIGIALVLIVIAAHIIWLSERHHKEGMVPESYFPGIFKACWWAAATLATQADEMPKGVLGRLVGIVWMFIGVLFAAYFTATATTSLTVQQLQGDIKSIDDLPGKIVATTAGSTAAAYLREHHISVLEVPKIEQAYNALQTKKADAVVFDAPVLLFYAANEGKGKVQVVGTILREESYGIVLPNNSPYRKPINKALLNLKENGTYQSLYDKWFDAKES from the coding sequence AAAGGCAAAAATCAAACCAGCCGTTCCTTAGTACTCTATACCTGCATAGGATTAGTAGGTACAATTCTGGCATTGTTGTTAATGGCATCCCCAGGATTTACCCAAAAGCCACAACCCCAACAACCGTTATTAGTAGCTACACGAGTCATACCACCCTTTGTGCTACCAGAGAAAGGTCAGCTATCGGGATTTAGTATCGACCTTTGGCGCAGCATCGCTAACGAAATCGGTGTAGAGTCTAAATTTATTCAATATTCCACAGTGTCGGAACTGCTTGCTGGCATTCAGGACAACAAAGCCAACTTAGGAATTGCAGCTATCTCCATTACAGCCGAACGCCAGCAGAATTTTGACTTCTCATTACCGATTTTTGCTGGGGGGCTGCAAATTCTGGTCAGAAATGCAGAGAACAACAACACTGGCTTTCCAAATATTTTGCAATTATTTTTTTCTGCTAGCCTCTTCCAAGTCATAGGCATTGCCCTAGTACTAATTGTCATAGCAGCCCACATTATTTGGTTATCTGAGCGCCATCATAAAGAAGGGATGGTTCCTGAATCATACTTTCCTGGTATTTTCAAAGCCTGTTGGTGGGCAGCTGCCACATTAGCAACCCAAGCTGATGAAATGCCCAAGGGAGTATTAGGACGCTTAGTAGGTATTGTTTGGATGTTCATCGGAGTGCTTTTCGCTGCCTACTTTACAGCCACCGCCACCACCTCATTAACAGTGCAGCAACTCCAAGGCGATATCAAGAGTATCGACGATTTACCAGGCAAGATAGTAGCTACAACTGCGGGTAGCACAGCAGCTGCATACCTGCGAGAACATCATATTTCAGTTCTAGAAGTCCCTAAAATTGAGCAAGCTTACAATGCTCTGCAAACAAAAAAAGCTGATGCCGTGGTGTTTGATGCACCTGTACTCCTCTTCTATGCTGCCAATGAAGGCAAAGGCAAAGTACAGGTTGTTGGCACTATCTTGCGTGAAGAAAGTTACGGTATCGTTCTACCGAATAACAGTCCCTATCGCAAACCAATTAACAAAGCCTTACTGAATCTCAAAGAAAATGGCACTTATCAATCGTTATATGATAAGTGGTTTGATGCTAAAGAATCTTGA